Proteins co-encoded in one Polynucleobacter sp. MG-6-Vaara-E2 genomic window:
- a CDS encoding DUF3717 domain-containing protein yields MLYITIQELEAAINYWRSQSPAEGDELRLCSEASELAKPYALMIVQGSQRIPLDVLGVSARTAIQKYLEHTQNS; encoded by the coding sequence GTGCTGTACATCACAATTCAAGAGCTTGAGGCGGCAATTAATTATTGGCGCAGCCAATCACCCGCAGAAGGAGATGAGTTGCGTTTGTGCTCAGAAGCCTCTGAGCTCGCGAAACCTTATGCTTTGATGATTGTTCAGGGATCGCAACGAATACCGCTGGACGTCCTGGGTGTGTCGGCAAGGACAGCCATTCAAAAATATCTTGAACATACTCAAAATTCTTAA
- a CDS encoding SET domain-containing protein has product MASKKLKPPKVDRSAIVVKNSPIHGKGVFVAKPIKKGQAIIEYKGEHISWKLALKRHPHDPKDPNHTFYFSLDDGRVIDAKYGGNAARWINHSCKPICETREATYNGKPRVFIYAKRNLKVGEELFYDYSLDIEGKITKQMKKDYECRCGSKKCRGTMLALDD; this is encoded by the coding sequence ATGGCATCCAAAAAATTAAAGCCCCCCAAGGTAGACCGTTCCGCTATTGTTGTTAAAAACTCACCCATTCATGGTAAGGGGGTGTTTGTTGCCAAGCCAATCAAAAAAGGCCAAGCAATTATTGAGTACAAGGGCGAGCACATTAGCTGGAAGCTTGCCCTGAAGCGCCACCCACACGATCCAAAAGATCCAAACCATACTTTTTATTTCTCTCTGGATGATGGGCGCGTGATTGATGCCAAGTACGGCGGCAATGCTGCGCGCTGGATAAACCACTCCTGCAAGCCTATCTGCGAAACGCGCGAAGCCACATACAATGGCAAGCCCCGTGTTTTTATTTATGCAAAACGCAATCTTAAGGTTGGTGAAGAGCTGTTTTATGACTACTCGCTAGACATTGAGGGAAAAATCACCAAGCAGATGAAAAAAGATTATGAGTGTCGTTGTGGTTCAAAAAAGTGCCGCGGCACCATGCTTGCGCTTGACGATTAA
- the gyrB gene encoding DNA topoisomerase (ATP-hydrolyzing) subunit B, with translation MTEEKKVVEQYGAASIQILEGLEAARKRPGMYIGDTSDGTGLHHLVFEVLDNSIDEALAGYCSEITVVIQTDNSISIVDNGRGVPTGIKYDDKHEPKRSAAEIVMTELHAGGKFDQNSYKVSGGLHGVGVSCVNALSKWLKLTIRRDGKTHYMEFARGVIQNRNIQEENGVATSPITVIGDTELSGTEVHFLADEEIFGNVEFHYEILVKRIRELSFLNNGVHIKLIDQRTGQEEDFAFSGGVKGFVEYINQTKNVLHPNIFYAEGIRPSDLGGQITAEVSMQWNDSFSEQVLCFTNNIPQRDGGTHLTGLRAAMTRVINKYIDENEVAKKAKVEISGDDMREGLACVLSVKVPEPKFSSQTKDKLVSSEVRGPVEEIVAEALTAYLQERPADAKILCGKIVDAARAREAARKARDMTRRKGALDGLGLPGKLADCQEKDPAKSELFIVEGDSAGGSAKQGRDRRFQAILPLKGKILNVEKARFDKMLASQEVVTLITVLGTGIGIEEYKADKLRYHRIIIMTDADVDGSHIRTLLLTFFYRQMPELIERGHIYIAQPPLYKVKFGKSEQYIKDDTELNQLLLKIALETASLQIPSGEVIEGEALNELAKHYQVIQSIVDRLSRTIDEDAIRAIASGTQLNLDTEKLANESADRLRGALAESLNPLAAPPEIIVQKEDRTERFRLLLSRRIHGNLKLSTINSDFVHGDDYQSLANAAAVLSGKVLPGTKVRRGDPDKNQKEQTIHDFRGAFSWLLSEAERVLSRQRYKGLGEMNPSQLWETTMDASSRTLLQVKIEDAIAADQVFTTLMGDEVEPRRAFIEKNALIARNLDV, from the coding sequence ATGACTGAAGAAAAAAAAGTAGTAGAGCAGTATGGTGCCGCATCGATTCAAATATTAGAGGGTCTTGAAGCTGCTCGTAAACGCCCCGGCATGTACATCGGAGATACCTCTGATGGCACTGGTCTTCATCACCTGGTGTTTGAGGTTTTAGATAACTCTATCGATGAAGCCTTAGCAGGGTACTGCTCTGAAATTACAGTTGTCATTCAAACAGACAACTCCATTTCAATTGTTGATAATGGTCGTGGCGTTCCAACCGGCATTAAGTATGATGACAAGCATGAGCCAAAAAGAAGTGCAGCTGAAATTGTGATGACCGAGTTGCACGCTGGTGGAAAGTTTGACCAAAATAGCTATAAGGTTTCTGGTGGTTTACATGGCGTGGGTGTTAGCTGTGTAAACGCTCTTTCTAAATGGTTAAAACTTACCATTCGTCGTGATGGCAAAACCCACTACATGGAGTTTGCTCGCGGCGTTATCCAAAACCGCAATATTCAAGAAGAAAATGGCGTTGCCACTTCCCCAATTACTGTTATTGGTGATACCGAGCTTTCAGGTACTGAAGTTCACTTTTTGGCAGATGAAGAAATCTTTGGAAACGTTGAGTTCCATTATGAAATTCTCGTTAAGAGGATTCGTGAACTTTCGTTTTTAAATAATGGGGTACACATCAAACTGATTGACCAACGCACTGGCCAGGAAGAAGATTTTGCATTCTCAGGCGGCGTTAAGGGCTTTGTTGAATACATCAACCAAACTAAAAATGTTTTACATCCCAATATTTTTTACGCAGAAGGGATTCGCCCATCAGACTTGGGCGGTCAAATTACCGCAGAAGTTTCCATGCAATGGAACGACAGCTTTAGTGAGCAAGTTCTTTGTTTTACTAACAACATTCCTCAGCGTGACGGTGGAACCCATCTGACCGGCCTGCGTGCTGCAATGACACGCGTAATCAATAAGTACATTGATGAAAATGAAGTTGCTAAAAAGGCTAAGGTAGAAATTTCTGGCGACGATATGCGTGAAGGTTTGGCATGTGTCTTATCGGTAAAGGTTCCAGAACCAAAATTTTCTAGCCAAACCAAAGACAAATTGGTTTCTAGCGAAGTCCGTGGGCCTGTAGAGGAAATTGTTGCTGAGGCTCTAACTGCTTATCTGCAAGAGCGTCCAGCAGACGCAAAAATCCTTTGCGGAAAAATCGTAGATGCCGCCCGTGCTCGTGAAGCCGCACGCAAAGCCCGTGACATGACAAGGCGCAAGGGCGCTCTTGATGGTTTGGGGCTTCCCGGAAAGTTAGCGGACTGCCAAGAAAAAGATCCCGCCAAATCCGAATTATTTATTGTTGAGGGCGACTCTGCCGGCGGCTCTGCAAAGCAGGGGCGCGATCGTCGCTTCCAAGCAATTCTTCCTTTAAAAGGAAAAATTCTCAACGTTGAAAAAGCGCGCTTTGACAAAATGTTAGCGAGCCAAGAGGTGGTGACTCTCATCACCGTTTTGGGAACGGGCATCGGTATTGAAGAGTACAAGGCTGACAAGCTTCGTTATCACCGCATCATCATCATGACGGACGCGGACGTTGATGGAAGCCATATTCGCACGCTCTTACTAACCTTCTTCTATAGACAGATGCCAGAGCTAATTGAGCGCGGCCACATTTATATTGCGCAACCACCACTTTATAAGGTGAAGTTTGGCAAGAGTGAGCAATACATTAAGGACGACACAGAGCTTAATCAGTTGTTGCTCAAGATTGCGCTTGAAACTGCCTCTTTGCAAATTCCATCTGGTGAGGTGATCGAGGGTGAAGCTTTAAATGAACTCGCAAAGCACTATCAAGTAATTCAGTCTATTGTCGATCGTTTATCGCGCACCATTGATGAAGATGCCATTCGTGCAATTGCATCCGGCACACAATTGAATTTGGATACAGAAAAATTAGCCAATGAGTCAGCCGATAGATTAAGAGGGGCACTAGCAGAATCACTAAATCCACTTGCCGCACCGCCGGAAATTATTGTTCAAAAAGAAGATCGCACAGAGCGCTTCCGTTTGTTGTTGTCACGCCGGATTCATGGCAACCTTAAGCTATCAACCATTAACTCTGATTTTGTCCATGGCGATGACTACCAGAGTCTTGCGAACGCTGCGGCTGTTTTATCGGGCAAAGTTTTACCGGGAACAAAAGTGCGACGCGGTGATCCAGACAAAAATCAAAAAGAGCAAACCATTCATGACTTTAGGGGCGCGTTCTCATGGCTCCTGTCAGAGGCAGAGCGCGTACTAAGTCGTCAGCGCTACAAGGGTCTTGGTGAGATGAATCCATCTCAACTGTGGGAAACCACAATGGATGCAAGTTCACGCACCCTGCTCCAGGTAAAAATTGAAGATGCCATTGCTGCCGATCAGGTTTTCACCACACTAATGGGTGATGAGGTTGAGCCGCGCCGCGCATTTATTGAAAAGAACGCACTGATTGCTCGTAACCTAGACGTTTAA